A section of the Girardinichthys multiradiatus isolate DD_20200921_A chromosome 5, DD_fGirMul_XY1, whole genome shotgun sequence genome encodes:
- the misp3 gene encoding mitotic interactor and substrate of PLK1, whose amino-acid sequence MNADICTNKTETFTSQSAKHCLSDINSSDDRNNLNSPPFADESEEEEAKSTDITTCQHHSDTRELSCVGFQPSCSDPEETDSVLPASGSFRQEEAVSPQSQSELCHKGQNQETEQQVFGQGSPPDSAVTMELANQGGEASQGHSCVAAVRERSSRVGERTEGENEQTGGVKGQYKSRVKKSKVAVRSQSEGLFRYLQAVQTQEPKAENSCGIPLKANRDTRMRTDMSEDSQSDSGVSADFHSNSTVYSSTSMSADSPSPVSMETPIEREIRRAIEREQSLRRSRGLPNPRTSPEYVEVPLRKSLSSQSVSPKWSQNKDREFAGKKMQQEIHEESQREQDLVKIGKIPGFYDKGTIRQIKERKQLFETLRISPEPPLTISPKCKTPSWSSNSSEDLNLTLESQDSGTSTPEQTYMERKPMMSNPSQSQTSSKGLDYSSLRGPNFSEGTGCQIIIIENGLTVPAQKHYKVKEEAEAIPETKNSFNSSDKTRGHDGLMKTKKEWEEKEVAASKGNPFFKLRSSANLDKVRQDIQETKEREKELHSLRLSLYGGIDLAEEPSKKEMPAPGPLSNGRSESYEGRQSVDKVSAWPLVQSQEDKIFHPEIRKSPRTPRQKNPLVQLWESGQVNGCNLEDD is encoded by the coding sequence ATGAATGCTGACATTTGTACCAATAAAACGGAAACTTTTACATCCCAATCAGCCAAACACTGTCTCTCTGACATCAACAGCTCAGATGACAGAAACAACCTAAACTCTCCTCCTTTTGCTGATGAAAGTGAAGAAGAAGAGGCAAAAAGTACAGACATAACAACTTGTCAGCATCATTCAGATACACGAGAGTTGAGCTGCGTTGGTTTCCAACCTTCATGTTCTGATCCTGAAGAAACAGACTCAGTCCTGCCTGCAAGTGGCTCATTCAGACAGGAGGAGGCAGTGTCACCACAAAGCCAGTCTGAGCTCTGTCACAAGGGCCAAAACCAGGAAActgaacaacaggtgtttggcCAGGGATCTCCACCTGACTCTGCAGTTACCATGGAGCTGGCCAATCAGGGCGGGGAAGCCTCTCAAGGCCATAGTTGCGTTGCAGCTGTAAGAGAAAGGAGCAGCAGGGTGGGGGAGAGGACTGAGGGTGAAAACGAGCAAACAGGTGGAGTGAAAGGACAGTATAAGAGCAGAGTTAAAAAGAGCAAGGTGGCTGTGAGGTCACAGAGCGAAGGgcttttcaggtatctccaggcAGTCCAAACACAGGAGCCTAAGGCAGAAAACAGCTGTGGTATACCTCTTAAAGCCAACAGAGACACCAGGATGAGGACTGATATGTCAGAAGATAGCCAGAGTGACAGTGGAGTGTCAGCAGACTTCCACTCAAACAGCACGGTATACAGCAGCACCAGCATGTCTGCAGACTCTCCAAGCCCTGTCTCCATGGAGACCCCCATCGAGAGGGAGATCAGACGAGCCATAGAGCGTGAGCAAAGCCTGAGAAGGTCCAGAGGACTTCCAAACCCACGCACCTCTCCAGAGTACGTAGAAGTTCCTCTAAGAAAAAGTCTTTCTAGCCAGTCTGTATCTCCCAAGTGGTCCCAGAACAAGGACAGGGAGTTTGCAGGCAAAAAGATGCAGCAAGAGATCCACGAAGAGTCTCAGCGGGAGCAAGATCTGGTCAAAATTGGGAAAATTCCAGGTTTCTATGACAAAGGCACAATCCGCCAAATAAAAGAAAGGAAACAGCTCTTTGAGACCCTGCGGATATCTCCAGAACCTCCATTGACAATCTCACCTAAATGTAAGACCCCGTCCTGGTCGTCTAACAGCAGTGAAGATTTGAATTTAACTCTGGAAAGTCAAGATTCTGGGACATCCACCCCAGAACAGACCTACATGGAGAGGAAACCCATGATGTCCAATCCCTCACAAAGCCAAACCTCTTCCAAAGGTTTAGACTACTCCAGTCTCCGAGGGCCAAACTTTTCCGAAGGGACCGGTTGTCAGATCATCATCATAGAAAATGGCCTAACTGTTCCAGCACAGAAACACTACAAAGTTAAAGAAGAGGCAGAGGCAATTCCAGAAACTAAAAACAGTTTCAATTCATCAGACAAGACAAGAGGGCACGATGGGCTGATGAAGACAAAGAAGGAATGGGAGGAGaaggaggtggcagcatcaaagGGGAACCCCTTTTTTAAGCTCCGCTCCTCAGCTAATTTAGACAAAGTGAGGCAGGATATCCAGGAGACCAAAGAGAGGGAGAAGGAGCTCCACAGCTTGCGGCTCAGCCTGTATGGGGGCATCGACCTAGCCGAAGAACCCtcaaagaaagaaatgccaGCTCCTGGGCCACTGTCCAATGGAAGAAGTGAATCATATGAAG